A stretch of Spirochaeta cellobiosiphila DSM 17781 DNA encodes these proteins:
- a CDS encoding DUF6790 family protein — protein MFYLISTCIACLVGIIYYFLDLEKISIIHSLLLWNLVVGIGFFGIFNFVGHAIKSELVAKKIGWISNGFQKELGFVSLGIGINGILCYWFRDGLWIGTIIITTIFLVGAGFLHISEMKNKGNFNVGNTIIVIPDFLIPLLLVALFIIDSSI, from the coding sequence GTGTTTTATTTAATTTCCACATGTATAGCCTGTTTAGTTGGAATTATATATTATTTTCTTGACTTAGAAAAGATTTCTATAATTCATAGTTTATTGCTCTGGAATCTAGTAGTCGGTATTGGTTTTTTTGGAATCTTCAATTTTGTAGGACATGCTATTAAGTCTGAATTAGTCGCAAAAAAAATTGGATGGATATCTAATGGATTTCAAAAAGAGTTGGGATTTGTTTCTTTAGGAATAGGAATCAATGGAATCTTATGTTATTGGTTTAGAGATGGGTTATGGATTGGAACAATTATTATAACAACCATTTTTCTTGTTGGAGCCGGATTTCTTCATATATCAGAAATGAAAAACAAAGGAAATTTTAATGTTGGGAATACGATAATAGTAATTCCAGATTTTTTAATTCCATTACTTTTGGTTGCATTATTTATCATAGATTCTTCAATTTAA
- a CDS encoding MerR family transcriptional regulator — MTIKILSEKTKLPIPTIRYYDKLGLFPELSRDYSDYGSFSTNDFKWVIFIDRLKDTGMKIKDIVH, encoded by the coding sequence ATGACTATAAAAATCTTATCAGAAAAGACAAAACTCCCAATTCCAACGATACGCTATTATGACAAACTTGGTTTATTCCCAGAACTTTCTAGAGATTATTCTGATTATGGAAGTTTTTCAACTAATGATTTTAAATGGGTGATATTTATAGATAGACTAAAAGATACTGGTATGAAAATCAAAGATATTGTACATTAG
- a CDS encoding serine hydrolase domain-containing protein has protein sequence MNKEEIDKLINIIKTQYDNITGIIIDKNNDIEFEYYNNDYCDVDTFHIASVTKSLISILIGIAIDKGGIKSIDQKVLEFFPEYKLKRGEKTIQEITIRNLLTMTAPYKFKSEPYTKVYSSEDWTTAALDLLGGKGNIGEFKYTTVGLQILSGILVNATGQPLVEFINENLFSPLAINKTQNKKINNKEEHIGFLKDKKVMGWVVDPKGTNTAGWGLSLSTLDLLKVGKLYLNDGKWKDKQIVSSEWIKESTKEHSRWEDKPYGYLWWILKGFGENCFAAIGDGGNIIFIHPEKKIVIAITSSFMPRAKDRIELIEKIIYPLLKV, from the coding sequence GTGAATAAAGAAGAAATTGATAAATTAATAAATATCATTAAAACTCAATATGATAATATAACTGGAATAATTATTGATAAAAATAACGACATAGAGTTTGAATATTATAATAATGATTATTGTGATGTTGATACATTTCATATTGCATCTGTTACAAAAAGTCTTATTTCCATCTTAATTGGCATTGCAATTGATAAAGGTGGCATCAAAAGTATCGATCAAAAAGTTTTAGAGTTCTTCCCTGAGTATAAATTAAAAAGAGGAGAAAAAACGATACAAGAAATCACAATAAGAAATTTATTGACAATGACGGCACCTTACAAATTCAAGTCTGAACCATATACAAAAGTATATTCAAGTGAAGACTGGACAACAGCTGCGCTTGATCTATTGGGAGGAAAAGGGAATATTGGAGAATTTAAATATACAACTGTAGGACTTCAGATCTTATCGGGAATACTGGTTAATGCAACTGGTCAACCTCTTGTGGAATTTATTAATGAAAACCTTTTTAGTCCTCTAGCTATTAATAAAACACAAAATAAAAAGATAAATAATAAAGAAGAACATATTGGATTTCTAAAAGATAAAAAGGTTATGGGTTGGGTTGTAGATCCCAAAGGAACTAATACCGCTGGATGGGGTCTGTCTCTCTCAACTCTAGATCTGTTAAAAGTCGGAAAATTATACTTAAACGATGGAAAATGGAAGGATAAGCAGATCGTTTCATCTGAATGGATTAAAGAAAGTACAAAAGAACATAGCAGATGGGAAGATAAACCATATGGTTATTTATGGTGGATTCTTAAGGGATTTGGAGAAAATTGCTTTGCAGCAATTGGTGACGGAGGAAATATTATTTTCATACATCCAGAAAAAAAAATAGTTATTGCAATAACTTCGAGCTTTATGCCTAGAGCAAAAGATAGAATCGAACTGATAGAAAAAATAATATATCCGTTACTGAAAGTTTAA
- a CDS encoding class I SAM-dependent methyltransferase, with protein MEKDEQRDRWNQYYKEDSTSAQDFWIEKFVKYFSNQKANSVLDIGCGAAGKVPFYKRQNWAISLIDYSSIAIELVQEKYPNVDSKIVDIRNGLPFPDEHFSIVIADLSLHYFSERKTKEILKEIKRVLSSDGLFLARVNSNGDINHDAGKGIEIEPGFFEYEGRQKRFFTEELVFDFFNSDFEILHHAEISIDRYSLRKWAWEIVANCR; from the coding sequence ATGGAAAAAGACGAACAACGAGATCGCTGGAATCAGTATTACAAAGAGGACAGTACTTCTGCACAAGATTTTTGGATTGAGAAATTTGTAAAGTATTTTTCCAATCAAAAAGCAAATTCAGTTTTGGATATTGGTTGTGGTGCTGCAGGTAAAGTTCCGTTTTACAAAAGACAAAACTGGGCTATATCATTGATAGATTATTCGTCTATTGCAATTGAACTCGTTCAGGAAAAATATCCCAATGTTGATTCAAAAATCGTTGATATTAGAAATGGCTTACCTTTCCCCGATGAACACTTCTCAATTGTCATTGCAGATCTTTCGCTGCATTATTTTTCAGAAAGAAAAACAAAAGAAATCCTGAAAGAAATCAAAAGAGTTTTATCGTCAGATGGATTGTTCTTAGCTCGAGTAAATTCGAATGGCGACATAAATCATGACGCTGGCAAAGGAATTGAAATAGAGCCAGGCTTTTTTGAATATGAAGGTCGGCAGAAACGTTTTTTCACAGAAGAATTGGTGTTTGATTTTTTTAATTCCGATTTTGAAATACTTCATCATGCAGAAATTAGTATAGATCGTTATTCATTAAGGAAATGGGCGTGGGAAATTGTTGCGAACTGTCGCTGA